Part of the Desulfallas thermosapovorans DSM 6562 genome is shown below.
CCTGTTTAAAAAGGTTGAGGCCGTCCGCAAGCCGGGGACCATCGTTGCTTCCAACACCTCGGGTATTTCCATTAATAAAATGTGCGAAGGACTATCTCAAGAGTTCAAACAGCACTTCCTGGGCGCCCACTTCTTCAACCCGCCCCGCTACATGAAACTGCTGGAGCTCATTCCCTGCAACGAAACCCTGCCTGAAGTGATGGAGTTTATGCAAGACTTCGGTGAAAGGGTACTGGGCAAGGGTGTCGTCATCTGCAAAGACACCCCCAACTTCATCGCCAACCGTATCGGTGTTTACGGCATGTGCGCCACCATTAAAGCCATGCTGGAATACGGCTTGACCGTGGAAGAGGTGGATGCACTGACCGGCCGCGTCCTGGGCCGTCCCAAGAGCGCCTCATTCCGCACCCTGGACATGGTGGGCCTGGATGTCATGGTGCACGTGGCCAAAAACGTTTACGACGTGGCCACCGACCCCAAGGAAAAGGCTGTTTTTGAAACCCCGGAATTCCTCCAGAAGATGCTGGAGAACAAGTGGCTGGGCGACAAAACCAAGCAAGGTTTCTATAAAAAGGTTAAAACTGAAAAGGGCCGCGAAATACTGGTGCTGGACTACAATACCATGGAATACCGGCCCAAGCAGAAGCCCAAGTTTGCTTCCCTGGAAGCCGCCAAGCAGGCCGGCAAAACTCCCAAGCAAATGAAAGCCCTGCTGTTCGGCAAGGATAAGGGCGCGGAATTTGCCTGGCGGGTAACCGTGGACACCATTGTTTACGCCGCCAACTTGCTGGGCGAAATAGCCGATAATATACAGTCCATTGACGACGCCATGCGCTGGGGCTTCAACTGGGATTTCGGCCCCTTCGAAACCTGGGACGCCCTGGGCGTAAAAGAAGTGGCCGACCGCATCAAAGCCGAAGGCGGCACCGTGCCCAAAGTGGTGGAAGATTTACTGGCCTCCGGCAGGACCAGTTTCTACGAGAAAAAGGACGGCTACCGTTATTATTTCCATCAAGACACCAAGGAAACTGTCCAGGAACGGATTCCCGAAGGGGTTATTTTCCTGGCACCCCTTAAAGAACAAAATAAAGTTATTAAATCCAACAGCGGCGCCAGCCTCATTGACATCGGCGACGGCGTGGTTTGCCTGGAATTCCACAGCAAAGCCAATGCCATCGGCGACGATATCGCCAATATGATTAACTACTCGGTTAAAGAAGTGGAACGGAACTACGAAGGTTTGGTCATCGGTAACTACGGCAAGCACTTCTCGGTGGGGGCCAAACTGTTACTCATCTTAATGGAAGCCGAGGACGACGAGTTTGATGAACTGGAAATCATGGTGGATGAGTTCCAGAAAGCCAATATGCGCCTCAAGTACTGCAAAAAACCCGTGGTGGCGGCACCCCACGGCATGACCGTGGGCGGCGGCTGCGAAGTTTGCCTGCATGCCCACAGGGTTAACGCAGCGGGCGAAACCTACATGGGTCTGGTGGAAGTGGGTGTCGGCCTGGTACCGGGCGGCGGCGGCTGCAAAGAACTGGCTTTTCGTGCCGCGGAGTTAATGCCCCCCGCCAGCGTGGTTAATGTCGGCGGTACCAACACGGTGCAGCCCATGATCAACCGGGCCTTTGAAAACATCGCCATGGCCAAAGTGGCCACCAGCGGCCAGGAAGCCATCAAGTTCGGTTACATGCGGCCCACCGACCGGGTCAGCCCCAACCGTGACCGGATCATCGGCGATGCCAAGCGTATGGTTCTGGAAATGGCAGCCGCCGGGTTTACCCCGCTGCAGCCTCAAAAGATGAAAGCCGTTGGCAATGCGGGTTATGCCGCCATTGAACTGGGTATCCAAACCATGCTCTGGGGCAAGCAAATCAGTGAACATGATGCCAAGATTGCCAAAAAAGTGGCTTATATCGTCACCGGCGGTGGCGTAACACCGGGCACTCTGGTTACCGAGCAGGATCTGCTGGATCTGGAAAGGGAAGCCTTCCTGAGCCTGCTGGGTGAGCCCAAGACCCTCGACCGGATGAGACACATGCTGAAGTACAACAAACCACTGAGGAATTAAGGGGGGTAGGAATAATGCGAGAAGCTGTAATTGTCAGTGCAGTACGTACCGCAGTGGGTAAGGCACCCCGGGGTACATTGAAAAACACCCGGCCGGAATACATGGGTGCCGAGGTAATCAAGGCCTTGATGGAAAGAACACCCGGCCTTGACCCCGCTGAAATAGATGACGTTATATTCGGTTGCTCCTTCCCGGAAGCCGAGCAGGGTATGAACGTAGGCCGCATGCTGGTATTAAAGGCCGGCCTGCCCAATTCCGTGGCCGGTGCCACAGTTAACCGCTTCTGCTCTTCAGGACTGGAGTCCATCGCCATCGGTGCCACCAGGGTTATGGCGGGTTTTGCTGATGTATACCTGTGCGGCGGCGTGGAAAGCATGAGCCTGGTACCCATGGGCGGAAACAAATGCATGCCGGACCCGGATCTAATGAGTATTTGCCCCGAAGCATATATGGGCATGGGTTTAACTGCTGAAAACGTTGCTGAAAAGTACAATATTTCCAGAGAAGAGCAGGACGAATTTTCCGTGGCCAGTCACGCCAAGGCGGCCAAAGCCATTCAAGAAGGCCGCTTCAAAGAACAAATCGTGCCCCTCACCGTAACCAATAAAACCCGTTCCAAGGGTAAACTGGTGGAAAAGTCGGTTATCTTTGATACCGACGAAGGTGTCCGGCCCGGTACCAACATGGAAGTTCTGAGCAAGCTGCGCCCGGTGTTTAAAGCGGGCGGAACGGTTACTGCGGGTAACAGTTCCCAAACCAGTGACGGCGCTGCCGCGGTAATGATTATGAGCAGGGAAAAGGCCGAATCTCTGGGGTTAAAACCACTGGCCGTGTTCCGCTCCTATGCCGTGGGCGGCTGCCCGCCGGAAATTATGGGTATGGGACCCACCGTGGCCATTCCCAAAGCACTTAAACTGGCCGGTATCACCAAGGACCAGGTGGACGTATTTGAATTGAACGAAGCCTTTGCTGTACAGGCCCTGGCCTGCATCAAGGTGCTGGAACTGGATCCCGCCAAGATAAACTTCAACGGCGGCGCCGTTGCCCTGGGCCACCCGCTGGGCTGCACCGGTTCCAAGCTGACCACCCAGTTGGTTTATGAAATGAAACGGCAAAATGCCCGTTATGGTGTGGTAAGCATGTGCATCGGCGGCGGAATGGGCGCAGCCGCTGTATTTGAAATGGTTTAATAACTATCGACAGGTAAAATGTGTCCATGCCGTGCATGGCCATGGCATGGGGCACATTTTCACACCGTACTCTTGACTGTTTACTAAATAATGACCAAAATAAGAAAGGGGTAACGAAAATGCAAAAGGGTGCTATGTTCTTACTGGAAGATATCGACCCAAACGAGATTTTTACTCCAGAGGATTTTTCCGATGAGCATAAAATGATCGCCGATACTGTGGCTGATTTTGTTGCAAACGAAATACAGCCCAACATCGAGGATTTGGACCAGCAAAAGGAAGGCTTGATGCGTTCCATACTGGAAAAGGCCGGTGAGTTGGGCCTGCTGTCCGCCGACATTCCCGAGGAATATGAAGGCGGAGAAATGGGTAAAATATCCGCCGCCATTATCACCGAAAACGTATCCACCGGCGGTTCCTTTGCCGTCAGCCACGGTGCCCACACCGGTATCGGTTCACTACCCATCGTGCTTTTCGGCAATGAAGAGCAAAAGAAAAAATACCTGCCCGGCCTGGCCACCGGTAAACTGGTAGCCGCCTATGCTCTGACCGAGCCCATGGCAGGTTCCGACGCGCTGGGTGCCCGGACCAAGGCTGTTCTCAGTGAAGACGGTAAATACTATATTTTAAACGGCGAGAAAATTTTCATCACCAATGCCGGGTTTGCCGATGTTTTTGTCACTTATGCCAAAATCGACGGTGATAAATTTACCGCCTTTATCGTGGATAAAGATACCCCCGGCTTCTCCATCGGCGCCGAAGAAAAGAAACTGGGCATCAAGGGTTCCTCCACTTGCTCGCTGATATTTGAAGATGCCAAAGTGCCCGTGGAAAACCTGCTGGGTGAAATAGGCAAAGGGCATGTCATTGCCTTTAACATTTTAAACATCGGTCGCTACAAACTGGGTGCCGGTGGCGTGGGTTCCGCCAAAGCCGCACTGGCATTGGCAGCCAAGTATGCCATGGAGCGCCAGCAGTTTGGCATGCCTATCGCCAAGTTTGGTATGATTAAAAACAAACTGGCCCAAATGGCTGCTAAAACATATGCCTCTGAAAGCCTGGTTTACCGCCTGGTGGGTAATATTGAGGAAGCCCTGGAAGGAAAAACCGACGGCAAAGAAATCGGTGCCGCCATCGAGGACTACGCCATTGAATGCTCCATTGCCAAGGTACACGCTTCAGAAACTCTGGATTACGCCGCCGACGAAACCGTGCAAATTCACGGCGGTTATGGTTACACCCAGGAGTTCCCGGCGGAACGCTTCTACCGTGACGCCCGGATCAACCGTATCTTTGAAGGCACCAACGAAGTTAACCGGTTGATCATACCCGGTACATTGCTCCGCCGCGGCATGAAGGGTCAACTGCCCCTGCTTCAGGCCGCCCAGGCACTGGCCGCCGAAGTAACTTCGTTAAGGGCAAAAACCCCCACCGGGGACGAGGCACCCTTTGAAATTGAGATGGACATCATCAACCGGGCCAAGAAACTGCTCTTGCTGGTTGGCGGTACCGCAGCCCAAAAGTACATGCAGAAGATCGTCAAAGAACAGGAAATCATTGAAATCATGGCTAACATGGTCATTGAAATTTACGCCATGGAGAGCGCAGTGCTGCGGGCCAAAAAAGCCCTTGCCGCAGACCCGGAAAACGCTGAAACCAAAGTGGAACTGGCACTGGCTTATGTGTATGACGCCTTCCCCAAATTCGATGCCTGGGCCAAGCAAGCACTGGCTTATATGTTTGAAAACGGCGACATGCTGCGCACCAACCTGAGCATCGCCAAACGCCTGGCCAAGTACACACCCATCAACCTGATCGGCGTTAAGCAGAAAATTGCCGCCAAAGTTCTGGACGCTGGCAAATACGTAGTTTAATTACCCTATCGGCGCCCTTTTAAAAACACCATGTACTAAACCAAGTGTGGTTCTCAATAACAGGAGTTTGTAAGAGTTTAGCTTTTACAAACTCCCGTCAGGCGCCTTTAAAAAATGGGAGGAGGTGGCACATGGCCGCCAAACGGACCGGAGAAAAATATTATGCCATCATTGAAGCTGCCGTCAAGGTTATTGCGGAAAATGGCTACCATAACTCCCAGGTATCAAGAATTGCCCGGGAAGCCGGGGTAGCTGACGGTACAATTTACCTGTACTTCAAAAACAAGGAAGATTTACTGATATCATTGTTTAGAATTAAAATGGGTGAATTTACCGCCGGAGCCCGGCACGAATTAAAAGACTTAAAAAACCCCTTTATCAAGCTGGCCAGGCTAATTCACCTGCATTTCAACCGGTTGGAGTCCGACCGCAATCTGGCTCTGGTGGTACAAATTCAGCTGCGCCAGTCGGAAAACTCTATTCGCAAAGGAATTGCAGCACCACTCAAGCTTTACTTCAACATTATTGAGGAAATTGTTGTCGAAGGAATAACCAGCGGCGCCTTCAGGCAAGATGTCAACCATAAGCTGGCCAGACAGATGATCTTCGGTACCATGGATGAAGTGGCTACCTCCTGGGTAATGTCCACTCATCAATATAGCCTGGCCAGTCAAATTGAACCGGTTTATTATTTACTGGCCCGTGCCCTGGCACAGGACGGCAAAATTGAACCCTTTAGCATTTAAAAAAGCGGGAGTTTATCTCCCGGCTTTTTTTATGTTTAAAGTATTAATTTTTAACCGGTCCTTTTACGATAGACTAGCCAGGCTACATAAAGGGCTAGCCCCAAAAACGCAATGACCAGAGTCAGTATGGCAAAATTTGAACTCTCCAGGAAATTAACTGCAGCCCGGCCAAATACCATAATCAGCCAGGCTTCCAAAAAAAAGCGGGCAGCCCGGCCCAGCGTGGACCAAAAGACCAGCTTTTTTAAGGGTAAGTCCAGCACCCCCGAGGTTATGGTAATCAATTTGAAAGGTATGGGGGTAAAGGCTGCAATTAGTACTGCCATTGCCCCGTAGGCATTGATAATATCTTCGGCCCGGGCAATCTTCTCCCGGCGAAAAAACCGCAATAACAACGGCCGGCCACCCTTTTGTCCCACCCAGTACCCCACCATGGCTCCGATGACGGAAACGGTGGTGGTAATTGATGCCAGCCCCAAAGCGACTTCGGGATTCACTAAACACAAGGGTATAAACAGCACCTCGGGCGGTATGGGACTGATGAATGAATCCAAAAAGGTCATTAGCGCCAAACCCCATACTCCATACTGCTCCAAAACCGACAATATCTGTTCCGTTCCCATAAACACGCTATGCACCCTGCCCTGGCCACATCATATTTATATACACTCCCGGTATGTTTACTAAACTTAAATTATTCACCTGGCTACTAATTTTACACTGGTACCAGTATAAAAACCGTGTTTCTATCCAATCAACCCCGGGTCACCATGCTTTTTGTACACGTATATCTCCGGCCATCGTCCTTATATTGTATCTTATACCACCCTTACTGTACAGTATCATATTACCAACCCCAATGCATTGAACGGGTCACCGGCGGCCATTATAAAGGATAGTTGGATTGCAGTCAGGCAAATTTCTTACAGGGGGAGACAACCGGTGATTAAACACCCGCATACACTGAAATTTGAGGATATAATTGCCCATTTGAACACAGACGCGGAGAACGGCCTAACCGGTGAAGAAGTGCAAAGCCGCCTGGCGGAATACGGGGAGAACCGCCTCAAAGAGCATGCTGGCATTTCTCCCTGGGTCATTTTGGTGAACCAGTTCCGTAATATTATTATGGTATTATTACTGGGTGCCACCGCGATTTCCCTGTTACTGGGGGATTATGTTGAAGCTGTGGCGATAGTGGCGGTGCTGGTGCTGAACGCCATGTTCGGCTTTGTTACCGAATACAAGGCGGAACAGGCCATGGATGCTTTAAAAAAGATGGTCACGGCCACGGCCAAGGTAATCCGCAACGGTAAATTACAGGAAATTGACGCGGCGCAACTGGTGCCCGGCGATATTCTGGTTCTGGAGGAGGGTGACCAGGTAACCGCCGACGCCCGGCTGGTAGAGGCTGAAAATTTGGCCACGGTGGAGGCTTCTTTAACCGGCGAGTCTCAACCCGTAAACAAAAAAACAGATGTACTGGAACAGGAAAACTTGCCCGTGGGAGACCGTAAAAATATGGTCTACATGGGCACCGTGGTGGTACGGGGCGTGGGGCACGCCGTGGTTACCGCCACAGGCCAGCGCACGGAAATAGGCAGTGTTTCCGCCCTGCTGGAGCAAACCGGTGGCGAAGAAACCCCATTGGAAAAGAGGATGGCCGCTTTAGGTCGCTCACTGGCCGGCATAAGCCTGGCCATTGCGGCCTTGATGGCGGCGGTGGGCATGGCCATGGGCCGGCCGGTTATTGAGGTTTTGGAGACAGCCATTGCTCTGGCCATAGCCGCCGTACCCGAAGGCCTGCCCGCCGTGACCACCATTACCCTGGCCATCGGCATGACCCGTATGGCCAAACAAAACGCCATCATCCGGCGTTTACCGGCGGTGGAAACCCTGGGTTCCACCACTGTAATTTGTACCGACAAAACGGGCACCCTCACCGAAAATGAAATGACCCTGGAGCAAATCTGGCTGGGCGGGCGAGCCGTCAAAGTGACCGGCACCGGTTATAAACCAGAAGGTGGTTTTTTGGACGGTAATCACCGGGAACAGGTGCGGGGCGATTTGGAGTTGTTTCTCATAGCCGGTGCCCTGGCCAGTAACGCCTCAATTAATAGAAACGACACAGGCCAGTGGGATGTGGTGGGTGATCCTACCGAAGGTGCTTTGGTGGTGGCCGCCATGAAGGGCGGTTTTAATCCTGAAACCGCCAGGCGCTCCGGGTATAAGGAATTAAAGGAAATTCCCTTCAACTCCGATGAAAAACGCATGGCCGTTTATTACCGGATGCCGGACGGGCAAATGCTGGTGATGGCCAAAGGTGCGCCCGGAGTAATTATGGAAAGCTGTACGTCAATGCTCAAGGACGGTGCCCGGGTACCCCTGGACCGGCAGGTATGGCAGCAGGTGGAGGAGGCCAACGACCAAATGGCCCACCGGGGATTGCGGGTGCTGGCCGTAGCCTACCGCCCGGTGGATACTGTGGATGAAGAGCCTTACCGGGATTTAGTGTTAATCGGCCTGGCCGGCATTATGGACCCACCCCGGAAGGAAGCAAAGCAAGCCATTGAAGAAGCATCCCAGGCGGGTATACGTACCATAATGATTACCGGAGATCAGCCTGAAACCGCCCGGGCCATCGGTGACCGTCTGGGACTGACCCACACTGATGTTGTCCACGGCTCGTCACTGCAAAACATGTCTAAAATGGAATTATCCAATGAACTGGCCCACACCAGCATATTTGCCCGGGTTAACCCCAAAGATAAGCTGGAAATTGTGGAAGCCTTGCAAAAGCAAGGTGCGATTGTGGCCATGACAGGGGACGGCGTAAATGACGCCCCGGCCTTAAAGGAAGCCGATATCGGCATCGCCATGGGCCAGGAAGGCACCGTGGTGGCCAAGGAAGCGGCCGATATGGTGCTGGCGGATGATAACTTCGCCACCATTATCCGGGCCGTTAAAGAGGGGCGGGTCATATTTGACAATATCACCAAGTTCATTCATTACCTGTTTTCCTGCAACCTCAGCGAAATCATCCTCATTTTTGTGGCACTGCTTATGGGTGTGCCTTTGCCCCTGGTGGCTTTACAGATATTATGGCTGAACCTGGTGACCGACGTATTCCCCGCCCTGTCCCTGGGCTGGGAACCGGCGGAGCGCGGTATCATGAGTCGCCCCCCCCGGAACCCCGGTCAGGATATCCTTACCAACCGTTTCAAGCTGCGCCTGCTGGTACAGGGTACGGTACTGGCGCTGGTTAGTTTAGGCAGCTACCTGTTCACCTTGGGCGCCACCGGCGATTTGGCCGAGGCCCGCACCGTGGCCTTTGTCACCCTGGCGACAGTGCAGTTGTTTCATGTTTTCAACGTGCGCATGGGCGGGATAATCAAATTGGATCGCTCACTGTTCAGTAACCCCTTAATTTGGGGGGCCATTGCCCTTGTTTTAGCTTTGCTGGCACTGGCCGTCTACATGCCCCTCTTAAACCGCGTGCTGCAAACCGTGCCGCTTACCTTGGAGAATTTAATAATTGTAGTGATTGCCACTGTAGCTTCGGTGGCGGTAATTCAAATTATGAACCGGATGAGGTTTTTATATGACCCGGCTTAGCCGGGATTCATTTTTTACACAGGCTTTCTGAAAGGCTTGTTTGAAAAGTAAAAATTCGGTGCCAGGTATTTAAAACACCTGGCACCTTCAATAGCAAGTTACTTTAATAAACTTTAAGCCTGACCCCTCTATGGAGCTCCGAAATCTTTGCCCTCGTTGTGCATAAAGGTCTCGGTAGCCTTCTCCATATCCACCGAGCCACTGGTGGGTGTGGCCTCCTCAGCAAAATATTTAACCAGGCCCGAATATATCGCGTAAGCCAGTTTCGCCTGGTAATCTTCGTCACACATCAACTTCTCTTCACCGGGGTTACTAATAAAACCAATTTCCACAATTACCGACGGCATTTTGGCATTGCGGGTGGTATAATAATCCACGGCTTTGGCCCGGCGGGTGGTGTTTTTTAACAACCGCACCAGTTCACCCTGTATGGCCATGGCCAATCTTTGCCCTTCTTCGGAACCGGGTTGGTAAAATGTCTGTGCCCCGTGTTCTTTGGGACCGGACTTGAAACTGTTGACATGCACGCAGATAAAGGCATCGGCATTGCGTTCATTGGCCAGGGCTACCCGCCTTGACAAATCCTGTCTTTTGCGGGTAATTAATTTGCCGCCGTCCGCATCACTGAGATCAGTATCGGATTCCCGGGTCATTAACACAATGGCACCGCCCTGGCCCAGCACAGTGCTCAACTTGCGCGAAACAGCCAGGGTGATATCCTTCTCCAGTACTCCGGTGGCTCCTGTTGAACCCGGGTCAATACCACCGTGTCCGGGGTCGACAACAATAACCTTGTTGGCCACCGACCAGGACAGCGTGGCCACCCGGCGGTTTTCCAAATTATTCGCAATGCCCTGTACCGTATAATAAACCGCTACCATTACAATAACTACCAGCAATAAAAAACGTATCTTTACCCGGATAACCCGAAGCATTTACCTATCCCCTCCCGCACTTAAAGGGGTCCGTACCCATCCCCCGTTCTAAAATATGCAGGAGATAAACGGGATATGAGGAAAAGCTGCGGTGTGCACGCAAAGCTTTCGAAACCAAAAAAAAAGACCACCTGTATGTGGTGGTCCCGGTTTTACTAAATTGATGATGGTACTAACGTTTGGAGTACTGCGGAGCACGCCGGGCCTTTTTCAGGCCGTATTTACGCCTTTCCTTCATACGCGGGTCACGGGTTAAGAATCCGGCTTTTTTAAGCACCGGCCTCAAATTGGGATCCGCCTCTATCAATGCCCGGGCAATACCCATTTTAACCGCACCGGCCTGGCCGCTGACGCCGCCGCCCAGCACCTTGGCCATGACATCAAAGCGACTCCCTGTACCGGTTAACTCCAACGGTTGGCGGGCAATAATTTGCAGAGTCTTGCGGCCAAAATATTCTTCCAGAGTTTTATTGTTAACTGTGATTTTGCCTTCACCGGGACGAAGAAAAACCTTGGCTACGGCGTCTTTCCTGCGTCCGGTACCGTAAAACTGAACTAGGGCCACTGAAAAAGTTCCTCCTTTTCAACCGTTACATTTCCCAAACTTCCGGCTTTTGGGCCTCATGGGGGTGTTCACTGCCACGGTACACTCTTAATTTCCTAGCCATATCCCTGCCCAGGCTGTTATGGGGCAACATGCCGGTAACTGCCTTGTAAACGGCCAGTTCGGGTTTTTCCTGCATCAGTTTATCGTATCTGGTGGCTTTCAATCCGCCAGGGTAACCGGAATGCCGGTAATACATCTTCTGGCGCAATTTATCACCGGTAAGTACCACTTTATCAGCATTAATAATAATTACATGGTCGCCTGTATTAACATGGGGTGTGAAGATTGGCTTATGCTTACCTCTTAATAGCCTGGCGGCCTCAGCAGCCACACGTCCCAGCACCTTGCCTTCACCGTCAATGATGTACCACTTGCGCTGTACATCGGCGGGTTTGGCCATATATGTCGTCCTCATACTATTTATTACCTCCCGTGTGATGAAAAGAAACCTTACCGGCCAACCGGGGGCTCGTCGGTCGCCATTAGGTCACACATATAAATATTTTAATACATAGCATTACCAGTGTCAAGGTAAATGAATTTATAGCTCTAATATTCCACACGCTCAAGACATAAACCCTGGGGGGGCAGCGTCGGGCCGGCCAGCGCCCGCTTACGGGATTCAATTAAGGTTTTTATTGATTCGGGCTTGATTTTGCCCATACCCACCTGTAATAACGTCCCGGCCATGATACGCACCATGTTGTACAAAAAACCATCGCCGTTAAAAACAAAGTGTATCACTGGACCTTCACGTATAACCCGGGCTTGATACAATGTGCGTACCGTGGTTTTAACGGTGGCACCCGAGGCCTGAAAACATTTAAAGTCATGGGTGCCTTCGAGGTATGTACAGGCCGCGGACATGGCCTCAGCATCCAGGGATACCGGCCAAAAACAGCTATACAGGCGGTGAAAGGGCGAAGGGATCCCGCTGTTCCATATTGTATACCGGTATGTTTTAGAACGGGCGCAGATACGGGCATGGAAATTTTCCTCCACCTCCCGGGCTTGGGTCACCACAATATCCCCGGGCAGCAGGCCGTTTAGCGCCAGTGGTATTCGTTCCACCGGTATGGGCCACCCCGATGCATCGAAATTAACTACCTGGCCCCGGGCATGCACCCCCGAGTCGGTACGCCCCGCACCGATTACCTGCACTCGCCGCCTCGCCAGGCGGCCAAGGCATTGTTCCAAAGTTTCCTGTATAGTGGCCAGCCCGGTGCCCCGCTGTTCCTGAAACCCGTGGTAATTGGTGCCGTCATAGGCCACGGTTAACTTAATATTCCGCAACGGACCACCTCGCGTAAAAGTTATCATTGCTTTGGCATTATAGCAGATGTCCGGCGCGAGTTTTTAATGCATATATCACAGCACACGCATGGCCGCCACCGCCAGCACAACAGCCATGGTAACCAGTAGCGCTGTATAGTCAGCCGGCCCGAACCGCAGTACATGCATCCGGGAGCGCCGGGCACCAACCTCATAGCACCGGATTTCCATGGCCAGAGCCAACTCATCGGCCCGGCTGAAGATATTTGCCAGCAGGGGTACAATAAAGGGAGCCAGCCTGCCGGCGCGTTCCTTGATACCGCCACGGGTAAAATCAGCGCCCCTGGAACGCTGCGCCAGTAACAACTGCCTGGCCTCATCAAAAAGGGTGGGCACAAAACGCAACGCCAAATTAATCATCATGACTAATTCCCGCACCGGTACTTTCACCCGGCGCAGCGGTGACAACAACCATTCCAGCGCTGCAGTCAGTTGCAGGGGCGTAGTGGTAAAGGTAAGGGCAGCGGCCGCTATCAACAGTACACTGATGCGCCACAACAACCATCCACTGTTGACCAGCCCTTCCCGGGATATTTTAATAAACCAGGCGGTTAAAACCGCTTCACCGGGAGTAAAAAAAACCTGTAGTACAAAGCTTACCAGCAGGAGCACCCATAAAGGCTTAAGACTGCTCCAGTACACACCCGGTTTTATTCCCGAAAATGCCGCGGCCAGCAGTACCCACATAGATACCAGGACCAGGGCGATGGTGTTATAGGTCACCAGCACGGCGGGAACCGCCATGACCGTGCACAACAGCTTGGCCCTGGGGTCCAGGCGATGCACCGGTGAACAGGCCGGCAGGTATTGCCCCATGGAAATACCCTTGATCATTGTTTTACCTCCGTCCCGGCTCCGGTGGCTGCATGAGCCCGCACAACAAGCGAGCGGCTTCCGCCAGGGTTAAGGGCACTGCGGGCAGGTTTATGCCGGCGGCATTTAACCGTTGGGCCAGTTCCACGGCAAATGGCGCCTTGAGACCGGCTTCTTGTAACACTTGCCTTTGACTGAGCACTTCCCGGGTTTTACCGTCGCATAACAATTCTCCCCGTTTTAGTACCACTACCCGGTCGGCATAGGCGGCTGCATCCTCCAGGAAATGGGTGATTAATATCACAGTGGTGCCCAGCCGCACCTGAAGGTCCTTAAGACCGGCCAGAATGAATTGTCTGGCCCTGGGCTCAAGACCGGCGCC
Proteins encoded:
- the truA gene encoding tRNA pseudouridine(38-40) synthase TruA; amino-acid sequence: MRNIKLTVAYDGTNYHGFQEQRGTGLATIQETLEQCLGRLARRRVQVIGAGRTDSGVHARGQVVNFDASGWPIPVERIPLALNGLLPGDIVVTQAREVEENFHARICARSKTYRYTIWNSGIPSPFHRLYSCFWPVSLDAEAMSAACTYLEGTHDFKCFQASGATVKTTVRTLYQARVIREGPVIHFVFNGDGFLYNMVRIMAGTLLQVGMGKIKPESIKTLIESRKRALAGPTLPPQGLCLERVEY
- the rpsI gene encoding 30S ribosomal protein S9; its protein translation is MALVQFYGTGRRKDAVAKVFLRPGEGKITVNNKTLEEYFGRKTLQIIARQPLELTGTGSRFDVMAKVLGGGVSGQAGAVKMGIARALIEADPNLRPVLKKAGFLTRDPRMKERRKYGLKKARRAPQYSKR
- a CDS encoding energy-coupling factor transporter transmembrane component T family protein produces the protein MIKGISMGQYLPACSPVHRLDPRAKLLCTVMAVPAVLVTYNTIALVLVSMWVLLAAAFSGIKPGVYWSSLKPLWVLLLVSFVLQVFFTPGEAVLTAWFIKISREGLVNSGWLLWRISVLLIAAAALTFTTTPLQLTAALEWLLSPLRRVKVPVRELVMMINLALRFVPTLFDEARQLLLAQRSRGADFTRGGIKERAGRLAPFIVPLLANIFSRADELALAMEIRCYEVGARRSRMHVLRFGPADYTALLVTMAVVLAVAAMRVL
- the cwlD gene encoding N-acetylmuramoyl-L-alanine amidase CwlD, whose amino-acid sequence is MLRVIRVKIRFLLLVVIVMVAVYYTVQGIANNLENRRVATLSWSVANKVIVVDPGHGGIDPGSTGATGVLEKDITLAVSRKLSTVLGQGGAIVLMTRESDTDLSDADGGKLITRKRQDLSRRVALANERNADAFICVHVNSFKSGPKEHGAQTFYQPGSEEGQRLAMAIQGELVRLLKNTTRRAKAVDYYTTRNAKMPSVIVEIGFISNPGEEKLMCDEDYQAKLAYAIYSGLVKYFAEEATPTSGSVDMEKATETFMHNEGKDFGAP
- the rplM gene encoding 50S ribosomal protein L13; amino-acid sequence: MRTTYMAKPADVQRKWYIIDGEGKVLGRVAAEAARLLRGKHKPIFTPHVNTGDHVIIINADKVVLTGDKLRQKMYYRHSGYPGGLKATRYDKLMQEKPELAVYKAVTGMLPHNSLGRDMARKLRVYRGSEHPHEAQKPEVWEM
- a CDS encoding cation-translocating P-type ATPase — translated: MIKHPHTLKFEDIIAHLNTDAENGLTGEEVQSRLAEYGENRLKEHAGISPWVILVNQFRNIIMVLLLGATAISLLLGDYVEAVAIVAVLVLNAMFGFVTEYKAEQAMDALKKMVTATAKVIRNGKLQEIDAAQLVPGDILVLEEGDQVTADARLVEAENLATVEASLTGESQPVNKKTDVLEQENLPVGDRKNMVYMGTVVVRGVGHAVVTATGQRTEIGSVSALLEQTGGEETPLEKRMAALGRSLAGISLAIAALMAAVGMAMGRPVIEVLETAIALAIAAVPEGLPAVTTITLAIGMTRMAKQNAIIRRLPAVETLGSTTVICTDKTGTLTENEMTLEQIWLGGRAVKVTGTGYKPEGGFLDGNHREQVRGDLELFLIAGALASNASINRNDTGQWDVVGDPTEGALVVAAMKGGFNPETARRSGYKELKEIPFNSDEKRMAVYYRMPDGQMLVMAKGAPGVIMESCTSMLKDGARVPLDRQVWQQVEEANDQMAHRGLRVLAVAYRPVDTVDEEPYRDLVLIGLAGIMDPPRKEAKQAIEEASQAGIRTIMITGDQPETARAIGDRLGLTHTDVVHGSSLQNMSKMELSNELAHTSIFARVNPKDKLEIVEALQKQGAIVAMTGDGVNDAPALKEADIGIAMGQEGTVVAKEAADMVLADDNFATIIRAVKEGRVIFDNITKFIHYLFSCNLSEIILIFVALLMGVPLPLVALQILWLNLVTDVFPALSLGWEPAERGIMSRPPRNPGQDILTNRFKLRLLVQGTVLALVSLGSYLFTLGATGDLAEARTVAFVTLATVQLFHVFNVRMGGIIKLDRSLFSNPLIWGAIALVLALLALAVYMPLLNRVLQTVPLTLENLIIVVIATVASVAVIQIMNRMRFLYDPA